Proteins found in one Flavobacterium channae genomic segment:
- the radA gene encoding DNA repair protein RadA: MSKVKTAFFCQNCGTQYSKWQGQCNACKEWNTIVEELVQKEEKVAWKTTTATSKAVTKPLLVKEIDTAQEIRLNTTDNELNRVLGGGLVPGSLTLLGGEPGIGKSTLLLQIALKLPYKTLYVSGEESQKQIKMRAERITSNGDNCYILTETKTQNIFRQILEIEPDIVIIDSIQTLHTDYIESSAGSISQIRECTAELIKFAKESNTPVLLIGHITKDGTIAGPKILEHMVDTVLQFEGDRNHVYRILRSLKNRFGSTAELGIYEMQGSGLREVDNPSEILISHKDEQLSGTAIATTLEGMRPLMIEIQALVSTAVYGTPQRSTTGYNAKRLNMILAVLEKRAGFRLGTKDVFLNVTGGISVEDTAIDLAVVAAILSSNEDIAIEEGFCFAGEVGLSGEIRPVNRIEQRIQEAEKLGFTTIFVSKHNKISLKNTGIKIVLVAKIEDVVSELFG, from the coding sequence ATGAGTAAAGTAAAAACGGCTTTTTTTTGCCAAAACTGTGGCACGCAATATTCGAAATGGCAAGGACAATGTAATGCATGTAAAGAATGGAATACTATAGTTGAAGAATTGGTTCAAAAAGAAGAAAAGGTTGCTTGGAAAACCACAACCGCAACTTCTAAAGCCGTTACAAAACCTTTACTAGTAAAAGAAATAGACACCGCACAAGAAATCCGATTGAACACAACTGACAATGAGTTGAATCGGGTTTTAGGTGGTGGATTGGTTCCAGGATCATTAACATTATTAGGTGGCGAACCGGGAATAGGAAAAAGTACGTTGCTTCTACAAATTGCTTTAAAATTACCTTACAAAACACTTTACGTTTCGGGAGAAGAAAGCCAAAAGCAGATAAAAATGCGTGCCGAACGCATTACATCAAATGGTGATAATTGCTACATTTTAACCGAAACCAAAACCCAAAATATCTTTCGTCAAATTTTAGAAATTGAACCTGATATCGTTATTATCGATTCAATTCAAACCTTACATACGGATTATATTGAATCGTCTGCTGGGAGTATTTCCCAAATTAGAGAATGTACGGCTGAGTTGATAAAATTTGCTAAAGAATCAAACACACCTGTTTTGCTAATTGGTCACATTACCAAAGATGGCACCATTGCGGGACCAAAGATTTTGGAACACATGGTCGATACAGTTTTACAGTTTGAAGGAGACAGAAATCACGTGTATCGTATTTTACGTTCGTTAAAAAACCGTTTTGGCTCAACTGCCGAATTAGGAATTTACGAAATGCAAGGTTCTGGTTTACGCGAAGTGGATAATCCATCAGAAATATTAATTTCACATAAAGACGAGCAACTTTCAGGAACTGCAATTGCCACTACTTTAGAAGGTATGCGTCCTTTGATGATTGAAATTCAAGCTTTAGTAAGTACTGCAGTTTATGGAACTCCTCAAAGAAGTACTACAGGCTACAATGCCAAACGTTTGAATATGATTTTGGCTGTTTTAGAAAAACGTGCTGGATTTCGATTGGGAACGAAAGACGTTTTCCTTAACGTAACTGGTGGAATTTCTGTAGAAGATACTGCAATTGATTTAGCCGTTGTGGCTGCCATTTTATCCTCAAACGAAGACATTGCAATTGAAGAGGGCTTTTGTTTTGCTGGAGAAGTTGGACTTTCAGGTGAAATTAGACCCGTTAACCGAATTGAACAACGCATTCAGGAAGCAGAAAAATTAGGTTTTACCACTATTTTTGTTTCGAAACACAATAAAATTTCTTTAAAAAACACCGGAATCAAAATTGTTTTAGTAGCAAAAATTGAAGATGTGGTAAGTGAATTGTTTGGGTAA